The following coding sequences lie in one Glycine soja cultivar W05 chromosome 16, ASM419377v2, whole genome shotgun sequence genomic window:
- the LOC114391174 gene encoding ATP synthase mitochondrial F1 complex assembly factor 2-like, translating to MAHSLIRKCIKPATLNFLTPLAVPEIRRRLASVAAAADEDPPQSPSSFTFSSEGEKVYVKPPAGKWKPSPSSTVTMPMSFMTGSIVGKRFYKEVKTREADDGNGWTVMLDYRTLKTPSKRPLKLPSLPLAKAIAAEWEYQQTDGIRPFTMPLMRLACTALERVPLTRSKVIENLMKKFNQDLVFCRAPDDDELTSYVHARQVEKIDPLLRWVESEFGFKPVLYTSFFGGKQEDGLVMAIENLLKKTDDCELAAIDAIAASAHSLIIAIGMVQGKLQIEEAIELIRLEEDSQVDRWGLVEGGHDVDIADLRVQVSSAIVFLGLSRCI from the exons ATGGCTCACTCGTTGATAAGAAAATGCATAAAACCTGCAACCCTCAACTTCCTGACACCACTCGCAGTCCCTGAGATTCGGCGGCGGCTAGCGTCGGTGGCGGCAGCGGCGGACGAGGACCCTCCGCAATCGCCGTCGTCGTTCACTTTCTCGTCGGAGGGGGAGAAGGTGTACGTGAAGCCGCCGGCGGGGAAGTGGAAGCCGTCGCCGTCGTCGACGGTGACGATGCCGATGTCGTTCATGACGGGGTCCATCGTGGGGAAGCGCTTCTACAAGGAGGTGAAGACTCGCGAAGCCGATGACGGGAACGGCTGGACGGTTATGCTCGATTACCGAACCCTAAAGACTCCTTCCAAGAGACCCCTCAAGCTTCCCTCTCTTCCTCTTGCTAAAGCCATTGCTGCTGAATGGGAATACCAG CAAACGGATGGCATAAGGCCCTTCACAATGCCTCTTATGAGActtgcttgcactgccttggaaAGAGTTCCACTCACAAGGAGCAAAGTTATTGAgaatttgatgaagaaatttAATCAAGATTTAGTATTTTGCCGTGCACCTGATGACGATGAGCTGACAAGCTATGTACATG CTCGTCAGGTGGAGAAAATTGATCCATTGCTTCGTTGGGTGGAGTCAGAATTTGGCTTTAAGCCAGTTCTTTACACCAGCTTTTTTGGTGGAAAGCAGGAAGATGGTCTTGTAATGGCTATTGAGAACCTTCTAAAGAAAACAGATGATTGCGAATTGGCAGCAATTGATGCTATTGCAGCATCAGCACATTCGTTAATTATAGCTATTGGAATGGTTCAGGGGAAATTGCAAATTGAGGAAGCAATTGAACTTATTAGACTTGAAGAAGATTCTCAG GTGGACAGGTGGGGCCTCGTAGAAGGTGGCCATGATGTGGATATTGCTGATCTAAGGGTGCAGGTTTCGTCAGCAATTGTATTTCTTGGTTTATCAAGATGCATATAG